Proteins from a genomic interval of Dunckerocampus dactyliophorus isolate RoL2022-P2 chromosome 5, RoL_Ddac_1.1, whole genome shotgun sequence:
- the LOC129181583 gene encoding L-fucose kinase isoform X4 codes for MSGFTWSVVVLTCQHKDSVYAFQRELELRQQRGSVSHSTLVLTVQDHQEPLGSGGATLNALLVAAEHLSSRAGHTVVTADVLDDAHILILHTGRDFPWSSCSRAFSWLPLEKTAQKVQAPVCCLDLLLDCLTNQVCPGSPPGVWVCSTDMILSIPPHFVVSWDNFSGVRALALPGNVSYAVNHGVYLCDQQGHIRDIIYKGSKEQIQQAVMHDGNVPLRDQVSGPVFFSRMVAEKLLQAHVTPPLNGCTYLGLDSGAPPLQISLFLDVLKCLCSDQTEEQFVGQDKKVCTSAGEPQGVVVRSGRLELWRILRGTPLSMVYVPGGRYDYMCLSGKRHVNRLTCDWTHGHALSHIQLDSSVSKGGRVINSVLEGDVALETGAVVQHCHLQGPLHIPSGCLLSGLEASTSSWIRQLAPVNDIIIQGHRIELGDLKLKVYTVMGGMDDLELCCDDNDSSFLNVKWSVFFSRTSVQPEDLWFPGNPRSLLEARLFPALHPRGGPVGMAGGVAWLLGGEGCVRRWREAWRLSLKEVLSLTHQEAELQWREQLLFLAGRRRVTDALTSRSDACLLPCFRAAVMGGQEGALLDTLDNIAAGRAEEDTAAGAQLGVAARCLSCIADVLVCMAEGVAGLRSGPAANKAWSSAYFLLEKGDLMGGVKALATQRGHWLSRPDLLVRAARHYEGAAQVLLRQAVMSSQKFISIGQSEVPLLELWHEVECPARLDLAGGWSDTPPIAFEHGGSVTNVAVKVDGRRPIGARARRIKEPCLLLVSHTGGRDSGVSTETVCASLDDLKDYCQPHAPGTPYIYVQEYRQPIRSQTGHVIALLCAAGALLKAVCVCSRLVSLSSQHSLGHQLLQRWGGGMELHSWSALPTGSGLGTSSILAGALLAAVYRCTGQTYDSNALIHGVLHLEQVLTTGGGWQDQVGGLVGGLKVGRSKANLPLHVHVQPLCPPEDFLLSLEQRLLLVYTGKTRLARNLLQDVVRSWYSRLPAMVHNAQQLVSNSEECARACLDGEQCVPCQDWVTAWTARGTTRS; via the exons ATGTCTGGCTTCACCTGGTCTGTGGTGGTCCTCACCTGTCAGCACAAAGACAGCGTGTACGCCTTCCAGAGAG AGCTGGAGTTAAGGCAGCAACGTGGTTCCGTGTCTCACAGTACCTTGGTTCTGACCGTACAGGACCACCAAGAGCCCTTGGGCAGTGGGGGAGCGACGCTCAACGCCCTGCTGGTGGCGGCCGAGCACCTGAGCAGCCGAGCGGGACACACT GTGGTGACGGCTGACGTGCTGGATGACGCTCACATCCTCATTCTCCACACT GGTCGAGATTTTCCTTGGAGTTCATGCAGCCGAGCCTTCTCCTGGCTGCCGCTGGAGAAAACTGCTCAGAAGGTCCAGGCGCCGGTCTGCTGTCTGGACCTGCTGCTTGACTGCCTCACAAACCAG GTTTGTCCTGGTTCTCCTCCTGGTGTTTGGGTTTGCAGCACCGACATGATTCTCAGCATCCCCCCACACTTTG TGGTGTCCTGGGACAACTTCTCAGGTGTACGCGCACTGGCGCTCCCTGGCAACGTGTCCTACGCTGTCAATCATGGAGTGTACTTGTGTGACCAGCAG GGTCACATCAGGGACATCATCTACAAGGGAAGCAAGGAGCAGATCCAGCAAGCGGTTATGCATGATGGGAACGTGCCTCTG agagatcaGGTGTCAGGTCCAGTCTTCTTCAGCAGGATGGTAGCAGAGAAACTTCTACAAGCGCATGTCACGCCTCCTCTGAACGGCTGCACCTACTTGGGCTTGGACTCGGGTGCTCCGCCCCTCCAG ATCTCGCTCTTCCTGGACGTGTTGAAGTGTCTTTGCTCGGATCAGACCGAGGAGCAGTTCGTGGGCCAGGACAAAAAGGTCTGCACTTCTGCTGGCGAGCCACAGGGGGTGGTGGTGAGGAGCGGCAGGCTGGAGCTGTGGAGGATCCTGAGAGGAACGCCTCTCAGCATGG TGTACGTTCCAGGGGGTCGCTATGATTACATGTGTCTGTCCGGGAAGCGACATGTCAACCGGCTGACGTGTGACTGGACACATGGACATGCCCTTTCCCACATCCAG TTGGACAGTAGCGTGAGCAAAGGAGGGCGGGTGATCAACAGTGTTTTGGAGGGAGATGTTGCCCTGGAGACGGGGGCAGTGGTGCAACACTGCCACCTGCAG GGTCCTCTGCACATCCCGTCTGGTTGTTTACTATCAGGTCTTGAGGCGTCCACGTCCTCCTGGATTAGACAACTGGCGCCAgtcaatgacatcatcatccagGGACATCGCATTGAGCTCGGGGACTTGAAGCTGAAGGTCTACACAGTGATGGGAGGAATGGATGACCTGGAG CTGTGCTGCGATGATAATGATTCCTCCTTCCTCAACGTGAAATGGAGCGTCTTCTTCAGCAGGACAAGCGTACA GCCAGAGGACTTGTGGTTTCCGGGAAACCCACGCTCCCTCCTGGAGGCTCGCCTCTTCCCGGCTCTGCACCCCCGAGGAGGCCCTGTGGGCATGGCGGGGGGCGTGGCCTGGCTCTTGGGCGGCGAGGGCTGCGTGCGCAGGTGGAGGGAGGCGTGGAGACTTTCATTGAAGGAGGTGCTGTCACTCACCCACCAGGAGGCAGAGCTCCAGTGGAGGGAGCAATTGCTCTTCCTGGCAGGAAGGAGGCGGGTGACTGATGCCCTGACCAGTCGGAGTGATGCCTGCCTGCTGCCTTGCTTCAGGGCGGCCGTGATGGGTGGGCAGGAGGGGGCGCTGCTGGACACGCTGGACAACA TCGCAGCAGGAAGAGCTGAAGAGGACACGGCGGCAGGAGCCCAGCTGGGTGTGGCAGCTCGTTGCCTTTCCTGCATTGCCGATGTGCTGGTGTGCATGGCCGAGGGCGTGGCGGGGCTCAGGAGCGGGCCAGCGGCTAACAAGGCCTGGAGCTCTGCCTacttcctgctggaaaaaggTGATCTAATGGGCGGAGTTAAAGCCCTGGCTACTCAGAGAGGTCATTGGCTCAGCAG GCCGGACCTGCTTGTGCGAGCGGCACGGCACTATGAAGGTGCGGCCCAGGTGCTGCTGCGTCaagctgtgatgtcatcgcaGAAGTTCATCTCCATTGGCCAGAGTGAAGTCCCACTTCTTGAGCTGTGGCACGAAGTGGAGTGTCCTGCTCGATTGGACCTCGCTG GCGGCTGGAGTGACACTCCCCCCATTGCTTTTGAGCATGGCGGTTCTGTGACCAACGTGGCCGTGAAGGTTGATGGCAGGCGTCCGATTGGTGCTCGGGCTCGTCGCATCAAAGAGCCTTGCCTCCTGCTGGTCAGCCACACCGGGGGGCGGGACTCTGGTGTTTCCACCGAGACAGTGTGCGCAAGCCTTGATGACCTGAAGGACTACTGTCAGCCGCATGCACCCGGTACACCCTACATATATGTCCAGGAATACCGTCAGCCAATCAGATCTCAGACGGGTCATGTGATTGCCTTGCTTTGTGCGGCAGGAGCGCTGCTGAAGGCCGTGTGCGTGTGTAGTCGTCTGGTGTCGCTCTCCTCCCAGCATTCTCTAGGCCATCAGCTGCTTCAGCGGTGGGGTGGAGGGATGGAGCTTCACAGCTGGTCGGCACTGCCCACTGGCTCGGGACTTG GTACCAGCAGCATCCTGGCAGGGGCGCTGTTGGCCGCCGTCTACAGATGCACGGGTCAAACATACGACAGCAACGCGCTCATCCATGGCGTCCTGCACCTGGAGCAAGTCCTCACCACAG GCGGGGGCTGGCAGGACCAGGTGGGTGGTCTGGTAGGGGGACTGAAAGTGGGCCGGTCCAAAGCCAATCTGCCACTTCACGTGCACGTACAGCCTCTGTGCCCACCGGAAGACTTCCTGCTGTCTCTGGAGCAGCGACTCCTGCTGGTGTACACTGGAAAGACTCGGCTGGCTCGCAACCTGCTGCAG GACGTCGTGCGCAGCTGGTACAGCCGTCTTCCTGCAATGGTCCACAATGCTCAACAGCTGGTGTCCAACTCAGAGGAATGTGCTCGAGCTTGCTTAGATGGTGAGCAGTGT GTTCCTTGTCAAGACTGGGTTACTGCTTGGACCGCTCGTGGCACCACAAGAAGCTGA